The genomic region TGAAAGTCCCTGCCATCATGGACAAGGAGGAAGCCTAACCGTGGATTATTTAAACGAAGATTTACAAAGTGTTCATGACAAACTAGTTGCTGGTGACTTAACGGCTAGTCAATTAGTAACGGATACATTAGAAACGATTAAAACCAAAGAACAACAAGTTGATGCTTTCTTAACCATCGATGAAAAAGGCGCTCAAGAAGCAGCTGCCAAAATCGATGCGCAACCAATCGATGCTGATAACTTATTAGCAGGGATGCCAATTGGGATTAAAGATAACTTATTGACAGACGGTGTCACAACGACAGCTGCTAGCAAGATGCTTGCTAACTTCAAACCCGTTTTTGATGCGACTGTTGTTGAAAAATTAAAGGCTAAAAAGGCCATCATGATTGGTAAAACCAACTTAGATGAATTTGCCATGGGTTCTTCAACAGAAACATCTGCCTTTAAGAAGACTAAAAACCCTTGGGACCTTGATAAAGTGCCTGGCGGTTCTTCAGGTGGTTCTGCAGCAGCTGTTGCCGCGGGTGAAGTGGTCGCTGCTTTAGGGACAGATACTGGTGGTTCAATTCGCCAACCCGCTGCTTTTAACGGGATTGTCGGTATCAAACCAACTTATGGCCGTGTGTCACGTTGGGGTGCGATTGCTTTTGCTTCAAGTCTTGATCAAGTCGGTGTCTTCAGTCGAACTGTTGCTGATAACGCAACTGTTTTACAAGCCATCAGTGGTCATGATGAAAAAGACAGTACCAGTGCTGATTATGACGTACCTGATTTCCGGGCTGCTTTAAACGGCGACATCAAGGGCATGAAGATTGCCGTTGCCAAAGAATATATGGCAGAAGGTGTTGAACCAACTGTTAAGGCCCAAATCGAAACAGCTATCGAAACTTTCAAGTCATTGGGTGCAACGGTTGAAGAAGTTAGCTTGCCACATTCTCAATATGCGGTTCAAACTTACTACATCATTGCTTCAAGTGAAGCCTCATCTAACTTGTCACGTTTTGACGGGATTCGTTACGGCTACCGTTCACCTGAAGCTAAGACGCTTGAAGATGTTTACGTTAAATCACGTTCTGAAGGCTTTGGCGATGAAGTGAAACGCCGGATTATGCTTGGCACATTTGCTTTATCATCAGGTTTCTATGATGCTTACTTCAAAAAAGCGGGTCAAATGCGGACCTTGATTATTCAAGATTTCGAAAAGGTCTTCGAAGATTACGATTTAGTTGTGGGTCCTACAACACCAACAACTGCCTTCAAGTTAGGTGACAAGGGCACGGATCCTGTCACAATGTACATGAATGATATCTTAACGATTCCTGCTAACATGGCTGGCTTACCAGCAATGTCAGTACCTGCTGGTCTTGTTGATGGGATGCCAGTTGGTTTACAAATCATCGGGAAAGCCTTCGACGAAGAATCAGTTTATCGTGCCGGTTACGCCTTTGAACAAGCCACAGAATTTAACAAAAACGTACCAAGCTTTAAAGGAGGACAAGCCTAATGAATTTCGAAACAACAATCGGACTTGAAGTGCATATTGAATTAAAAACCAACTCAAAAATGTACAGTCCATCTCCTGTTAATTATGGTGCAGAACCTAATACCAACACGAATGTTATCGACTGGGGTTATCCTGGGACATTGCCAACTTTGAACAAGGGTGCTTACACGCTTGGGATGATGGTCGCAACAGCACTACATGCTGATATTGCCCGTGATACACATTTTGACCGGAAAAATTATTTCTACCCAGATAATCCAAAGGCTTATCAAATCACACAATACGAACAACCCCTTGGTAAAGACGGTTATATTGAAGTCGAGATTGATGGTCACAAAAAACAAATCGGGATTGCTGAATTGCACGTCGAAGAAGATGCTGGTAAGAATACGCATGGTTCAGACGGCTATTCATACGTCGATTTAAACCGTCAAGGAACAGCCTTGATCGAAATCGTCTCAAAACCTGATATGTCAACACCTGAAGAAGCCTATGCTTACCTTGAAACCTTACGTCAAATCGTTCAATTTACGGGCGCATCTGATGTTAAGATGGAAGAAGGGTCAATGCGGGTGGATACCAATATTTCTGTGCGACCAATCGGCGCTAAGAAATATGGTGTTAAATCAGAATTGAAAAACTTGAACTCATTTAACCATGTCCGTTTAGGGTTGGCTTATGAAATCAAGCGTCAATCACAACTCTTGATTGCTGGTGAAACAATTCGTCCAGAAACTCGTCGTTTTGATGAAAAATCAGGCGAAACCTACTTAATGCGGGTTAAATCTGGTGCGGATGATTACCGTTACTTCCCAGAACCAGATCTACCACCAATGCACATTGGCGATGACTGGTTGAAAGAAGTGCAAGACAATATGCCTGAAATGCCTGCTAAACGCCGGACACGGTATGTTGATGAATTAGGCTTACCAGAATATGATGCGGGTGTCTTAACGAACACGAAGGAAATGTCTGACTTCTTTGAAGCAGCTGTTGCCAACGGTGCCGCACCTAAACAAGTTTCTAACTGGTTGATGGGCGAAGTGAATGCTTACTTGAACGACAAGCAAATTGACCTTCAAGAAACCGCATTAACACCAGAACATTTAGCTCAAATGATCAACTTGATCAAAGACGGTATTATTTCATCGAAGATTGCTAAAAAGGTCTTCCAAGAAATTATCCAAAATGATACGGATCCAAAAGCGTGGGTTGAAGCTAAAGGGATGGTTCAATTATCAGACCCTGCTAAGTTGACACCAATCATCACAGGGATCCTTGATGATAATCAACAATCAATTGACGATTTCAAAAATGGTAAAGACCGGGCAGTTGGCTTCTTAGTCGGTAAGATTATGAAGGAAACACGCGGTCAAGCTAATCCGAAAGTTGTTAATGATTTATTGATGGCTGAATTAAATAAACGATAATCGAGAATTAGGAGATTCATATGCAAAAACGTGCACGGTTAATTTATAATCCAACTTCAGGACATGAAGTAATGAAGCGAAGTGTTGCTGATATTCTGGATATTTTAGAACAAGCGGGTTATGAAGCGAGCGCTTATCAAACAACACCTGAACCAGCATCTGCGCAAAAAGAAGCGACACGTGCTGCTAAAGATAATTTTGATTTAGTGGTTGCCGCCGGCGGTGATGGCACGATCAACGAAGTGGTCAACGGGATTGCCGGACTGGCTAAACGCCCTAAAATGGCAATTATTCCTGCCGGGACAACAAATGATTACGCGCGCGCTTTGAAGATTCCACGTGACAATCCAGTCGATGCAGCGAAAGTGATTTTAAAAAATCAAACGCTCAAAATGGATATCGGTCAAGCAAACGATAATTATTTTATGAACATCGCCGGGGGCGGCTTGTTGACAGAGTTGACGTATGAAGTACCTTCTGATTTCAAATCAATCTTTGGTTATTTAGCGTATATCGTCAAAGGCGCAGAAATGTTGCCTCAGATTAAGCCCATTCAAATGCATCTTGAATACGATGAAGGGACTTATGATGGTCAAGCATCACTCTTCTTATTAGGCTTGACGAATTCTGTCGGTGGGTTCGAACAGGTGGCGCCAGATGCCCAACTGGATGACGGTAATTTTTCATTAATCGTCGTGAAGACGGCTAATATGGCCGAATTGGTTCATCTGATGGCACTTGTCCTAAAAGGTGGCAAGCACGTTGATGATCCACGGATTATTTATACGAAGACGTCTAAGTTAGTGGCTCGACCAGCTGACGAAAACGACAAGATGATGATTAATCTAGATGGTGAATACGGTGGCGATGCGCCAATGACTTTTATTAACTTACAACAACACATCGAAATGTACGTTAATAAAGAAGCGATTCCGGATCACGCAATCACAACGGAGACACCAGAAGAGCTCGCAGCAGAAGATCAATTCGTCAAAGAAGTCGAAGAAATATCAAAAGAAGATATCGACGGTGACGGTAAAATAGGTTAAACTAAACTATTAGGCGAAAAGAGTCCGGCGCAAAACTCAGTTTTGTTTCAGACTCTTTTTAAACAACAAAAAAGAGGTTACTATGAAAATTCAAGCACCAGTAAGAAAAAATGAAAAGTTAACGGTCGATATTATGGATTTGACCTATGAAGGCATGGGTGTTGCCAAAGTTGACAATTACCCATTATTCATCGAAGGTGTTTTACCTGATGAACAAGCCGAAGTGGAAGTCACAAAGGTCAACAAACAATACGGTTTCGCACGTTTGGTTAACTTATTAAAGAAAAGCCCAGATCGTGTTGAATCAAAAGCGAATATCTACTCACAAACTGGGATCGCACCACTTCAACACTTGGCATACCCAGCGCAATTAACGTTTAAACGCAATCAAATCTTAAATGTTTTCCAAAAAGCGCATTTGGATATTCCAGTCCAACCCACACTTGGGATGACTGATCCAACTGGTTACCGTAACAAGGCTCAAGTACCTGTTCGGTTTATCGATGGTGCCTTAATGACTGGTTTCTACCGGAAACACAGTCACCAAGTGATGCCAATGGAAGATTTCTACATCCAAGATCCTAAGATTGATGAAGCAATCAAAGTGGTTCGTGATATCTTACGTCGTTTCTACATCGATCCATACAATGAAGATACGCATAAAGGTGTTTTGAGAACAATCATGGTTCGTCGCGGTTATTACAGCCACGAAATGATGATTGTCTTCATCACACGTAGTAAGAAATTACCTGCTGCCCGCGAAATTGCCATCGAAATCAAGAAGGCTCTTCCAGAAGTGGTCAGCATCATGCAAAACGTTAATGCGGCCCAAACCAACGTCATTTTCGGTGATCAAACAAAATTAATCGCTGGCCGTGACTTTATTCGCGACGAATTAATGGGCTTGAAATTTGAAATTTCAGCACAATCATTCTATCAAGTGAACCCAGTGCAAACAGAAGTCCTTTACCAAAAGGCAATTGAAGCAGCTGAATTAACAGGCAATGAAACAGTGATCGATGCTTATTCAGGTATCGGGACAATCTCATTAGCAGTGGCTAAACATGCTAAGCAAGTTTACGGCGTTGAAGTCGTTGAATCAGCTGTCATGGATGCCCGTCATAATGCTAAAATCAATGCGATTGATAACGTTGAATTCACACTCGGCAAAGCCGAAGATGTGATGGCCCAATGGCAAACAGACGGCCTTCAAGTCGATGCTTTAATCGTTGATCCACCACGTAAAGGCTTGGAACCAAGCTTTATCGAAGCTGTTGGTCAATTGAAACCTGCTAAGATGGTTTATGTCAGCTGTAACCCAGCAACATTGGCACGTGACTTAGACTTGTTAGCCGCACAAGGTTACCAAGCAGAAGGCACACAACCAGTGGACATGTTCCCACAAACATTACACGTCGAATCAGTAACCAAATTAGTATTAAAATAGAGTGCGACATCAGCCGGGTATATCATGAGGATTAGCATAAGCAGACGAATAACCGACAAAGTCGGTTGTTTGACTGCTGTCGCTAACCGGAATGATATGGCTGACGGAGCACGTTTAAGAACAAGAGTGCGTTAATTGGCGGTTAACTTTTGAGTACTAGCTTAATCAGACGGATTACCGATGAAATCGGTGATTTGACTGATGTTGCTAGGCGCAGAAAGTTGCCAATTAAAAGCACGTTTAAAATCAAGAGTGCGACATTAACGGGTACTTTTGAGCATTTGCCTAGTGTTGTGAATAATCGGTGCAACCGATTATTTGCGATACGTAGCAAAGCACAGAAAGTAGTTAATGAAAGCACGTTTAAAAAGGCCGTTTAATCCTCATCATCGAGGGTTAGACGGCCTTTTTAGTGGTCTAGGGAAGAAAGTCGTGCAAAATAGAATCGTTTCGGCTAGAATAAAGCCAATAAGAGAAATGATAAGAGGGTTAACAGATGAAAGTAATCGTTCAATCTAAATTACTGTTATTTGGACAATGGATCACGCGGGTTCAAACCAATCATCCATTGTATCAAATTATTCAAAGGAGTTTAACGTTGTTGTTTCCGTTTGTGTTAATCGGTAGTTTAAGCCAATTAATTCAACTGACATTATTTAATCGCCATAGTTTTATCGCCAGTATTTTCCACTTTTCAACTTGGTTAACGAAGCATAATTATATGCAGGTGCCGTTTAATAGTCTAACGAGTTTAACCTTAGGGATTGTGGCAGCAATCGCAGCTTTTGCAACAGCGCGCTATACGGCCAAGTATTATGGTCGGGACGAACAACTGGCAAGCATCACAGGCTTAGTGGCCTATCTTTTATTAGCCTTGCGGTATACGCCCAACGGTGAATTGACGTTTAATGCGAATTTGTTGGGGATGGGTGCGCTCTTCTTCGGCTTACTCGTCGGTTATCTGGTAGGTCTTGTTTTCAGATGGCTAGGGAAAGCGCAACAGGTTGCTAATCCCCATAACGGCTCAATTGTGGGGCGTTCATTGGATTCGTTAGTGCCAATTAGCTTAGTGGTCGTCACTGCAATTTTAGTGGGGTTGTTACTCAACTGGTTGGAAATTTCAATTCTACCGGATCAAGTCATCTTAAAATTACAGAATTTAAAAGCCAATCAAACGAGTTTGATTTTTTCACTCGGAATTGGAGTCCTCGTTACAATCTTGACATTCTTTGGGTTAACCAGCATGCCAACGCTTGAGCAGTTTGGCCGTGATGGGTTTGCCGCAACGGCTAACCTAAATTACGCCTTCTTGCACCATACACCATGGCACGTACCTTATCCGTTCACGTTAGGAACACTTTACGGACCATTTGGGGCCATTGGTGGGACTGGTGGCACCTTGGCTTTAGTAATCGCTATTTTTCTTTTCAGTCGTCAACGTGATCAGCATTTGATTGGCCGCTGGTCGTTGATGCCGGTCCTCTTTAATTTCAACAGTGCCGTTTTAACGGGCTTGCCAGTCTTAGGAAATGGGTTATACATTATTCCATTTCTGCTGGTGCCACTGGTTAATATGGGGATTGCGGCCCTGGCGATTGCACTCAATTTGATGCCGGCGGTGGTTTACAATGTGCCACTGGGAACGCCGGGGTTACTACAGGCGTTTATTGGGACTAACGGTAACTGGATGGCATTGGTGATTAGTTTGTTAAACGTGTTCGTCGGCGTTTTAATTTATAAACCATTCATCCAACTTGCAAATCGTTTGCAGGAAGGAGTTGACCAAGATGTCTAAATTACAACGTAAAAGTTTAATTCTCCTTGGCTTGAGTTTTCTATTTTTAGGCGCGATGATGTGGCCTTCTGCACAATGGACGCGCCAAAACGTCGCAACTTTAACTAAACGCCATGATTCTAAAATGTCTCCGGTGATCTTCATTCCTGGGAGTAGCGCGACTCAGAATCGTTTTGATGAGTTGGTTAACAAACTGAATAAAAAGCGGGGCAATAAGCATAGTTTATTAAAATTGACTGTCGATACCAATAATCATATCAGCTATTCTGGCGAAATTAAGCCGCGGGATAACGAACCTTTTATCGTGGTTGGCTTTGAGAATAATAAAGATGGCTACAGTAATATCAAAAAACAGGCCAAATGGTTCTCAATCGCGTTTACGGCGTTAGCCAAGAAATACCAGTTTAATAATTTTAAAGCGGTCGGGCACTCGAACGGTGGTTTGATCTACACCGCCTTTTTAGAGAATTACTTCAATCGGGATGACATTACCGTTAAAAAATTAATGACGATTGGCTCACCGTATAATTTCGAAGAAACGTCGCTGGCCCATAAATCGCAAATGTTAACGGATTTTATCGCCAATCGAAAGAAGATTCCCTCAAACTTGTCGATGTATTCCATCGCGGGGACTGAGAACTTCGAAAATGATGGGATTGTGCCGGCTCGTAGTGTTGAGGCTGGTAAGTATATTTATCAGGGTCAAGTCAAGCATTATACGGAAATCACGGTTACCGGGGATCAAGCGCAACACTCCGATTTACCGCAGAACCAGCAGATTATCAATCTACTCGAGCAATATATTTTAAGTAAGACGACCAATCGAATGAATCAACCGCCAAAAGCGGGGACCAATTCGGATGACGAGCAAGAGCACTAAAAAAAGAAGTGTAACTTATAGAACACGTTAAAACGATAATTATTCGGATACCAAAAAGAAGCGGCGGACAAATATATTGTCCGCCGCTTCTTTTGTATGTTATAGATGCTTGTCTTTATTTGCTAATAATTCGCCAACTGCTGGGAGGCTACCTAAGCTGTCAATTGCTTTGTTAGGGAGCACGATGGTGTTATTTTGGCCATCGGCAACGTGTTCCATTGCTTCGATGTTCTTGAATTGCAAGTAAAGTTCGCCGTTATTCACCAAACTAGAGTTGATTAAGTTAATTTGATCCTTAACCGCTTCAGCGACGGTTCTTTGACTTTGCGCTTTCCCTTCAGCTTCCAAGATTTGGGTTTGCTTGTTAGCTTCGGCTTCTAGAATATTGGCTTCCTTAACCCCTTCAGCCTTACGGATGGCAGCGGCTTTGAGCCCTTCAGCTTCCATAATATTGGCTTCTTTTTCACGAGAAGCACGGAGTAATTTGTTCATTGATTCTTGAATATCATGTGCGACTTGAATGGAATCGATATTGACCCGATCAACATTTAAACCGTAGCCGGCGGTCACAGCACTCAATTGTTCAAAAAGGGTGTGATTAATTTGTTCTGTCCCGTTTAAAACATCGTTTAAATCCATATTCCCGATAATCCCACGCAGTTGGGCCCGAGTATCTTGTACCATACTTAAAACAGAATCTTTATTTTTGTAGACGTATGAATTAACGTCTGTGATGTGGTATTTAAGTGTTTCTGAAATCATGACCACAACGTTATCCTTAGTGATAACTTCTTGTTCCGCTACTTTTAACGGAATTTGTTTCATGTTAACTACTTCAGTGATGTGGTATAAAAATGGGAAGACAAGGTGGAAACCAGGTTCCAAGGTCTTCACGTAAACCCCAAGTCGTTCTAAAATCCCCACTTCACCAGTATGAATCAAGGCAAAAGATGAGAATAAAGTGATGGCAATTAAAACCAAAATGACAATTAATAAAATCGTTAGAAAAATACCCATACTAAAAACTTCCTCTCCAAAGTAAAACTAGTATTCTAAAACATTGTGTTGGGCCGTAACTGTTAAGTATAATGGTGATACATCAGTGACGACAACCAGTAGACCAGTTTCCGCTGGTCCCGCAACACGGTAATGATATAAGACGCCGAAAAAAGAAATCACGCCCGCCGATTGTGCATCGGGCAGCTGGAATGTTAACCCCAGTAAACGCTCATCTAGCATAATCCGCCTCCTTTGAACATATTGTAGACCATTCAAGTGAAAAGGCAAACAAAAGTGACAACGACGAACAAAATTGTTAGGTCGCTTGTTTGCAGTTAATGAAAATAGTAAACTAAGCGTACTAAGCTTAAGTTGGGGTGAAACGATGAAACGTCGAATGACGCCGATTTTTCAAGATAGTTTTCAAAAGCGCTACTGGCGCCGAATAGTTTTACTAAGCCTCTTAGCGATTGCAGTGATCACCGGTATTTGGTGGTGGCTCCAGAATCGAACCGACCGGCCTAACGAGCAACAATATCCCGTCTTAGGGGCTCAAATTAGCCAAGAAGATGGCTACCAAGATTATCAGATTTTGAAAAAAGAAGGCCTAAAATTCGTTTATCTAAAAGTGACCGAAGGGGCTTCCTATAAGGATGATAATTTCGATAGTAATTACAGTCGGGCAGAGGGCTCAGGTATATCAGTGGGGGTTTATCACTTTTTTAGTTTTGATAGTTCACCTGAAGACCAAGCCCAACAGTTTATCAAATCGGTCGGGCAAGATACTGGACATCTGCCAATCATGGTTTATCTTTCTTATTACAATGATTACGCACAAAAACCACTGGCAAAAGCCAAGACGCAACGGGCAATTGCCCGGTTTGTGACGCTCATTAATCAGTATTATCATCAAGATTGCATTATTGGTGGTGCGCCCGCATTATTGAAGCGCTATGTTCCAACCAAGGGTACTTATCCACTGTGGCAAACAACGCAACAGCGGCCAACAGTTGGCACTAAGAACGGTTTTTGGCAGTATACCACTGCTAGCAAAATACCTGGTGGCCGAGACGACTCAGAATATCAATTGGCGGTTTTCACCGGTACGCCGCAAGAATGGCAAAAACTTAAATAGAATGGAGCCTAAATATGTTTAAACGCAAAGGCTGGTTATTATTAATCATCATCGTGATTTTCTTTATTGGCGGTAGCTGGGGAATTAAGGAATATTATTACGGTGGTGAAACCTATTACACACAAATTACAACTGACGGCACGAAGCAGGTCGATAAGGACACAGAAGGTAAATCATATGTTTCTTACCAATACGACCTGCCTGCATACGATCAGGCTGGCCATCAAAAAAAGGTGAGCTTTAATAGTGCCAAAAGTTCACGCTTACAAAAACAAGCCTACCTTGAATTAAAGGTTAACGATCGCAAAGGTGTGATGTCATGGCAAAAGGTGGACAAAGCGGATTTACCAAAAGCAGCCGAAAAGGCATTGGCTAAACAATTAAATAGGTAAAAAAAGAAGTCGCCCAAATTATTTCTGGGCGGCTTCTTTATGTATGGATTGGCTTTTATTCACTGCTTCTTGTGCTTAACCACGCGCACTAAACGATCGATTTCATCGGTCATTTAGCACGCTGAGTTAATGCTCAGAGCCAAAACGTGAATAAAAGCACTCAGATTTGAAACGTGTCTTTTCAACCTGATTCCTGTGCTTTGTAACACTTGTCAAATCAGCGATTGCATCGCTAATTCGCCAAGTGACACAAATGCTCAGAATCAAAACGGTTGAAAAGAGCACTCTTTATTTGATTGGGTATTCTGTGTCTTCTGCTTCGTCGTAGATTGAAACCGGTTGGTGGTTTTCACATGTGATTTTGAGTTGGTAACCAAAATGGTCGAGAAAAATAAGCTCGGTCTCACTTAACAAAATTACCTTACCAGTTAATGGTTTGTGATCAATCTGGATAAGTAAATTTGGCGTGATTTCAAGCGTATGTCGTTTATGCGTTTTTTCATCATCGAAAGTCCAATGACCCGCGTAAAAAGTTGCTGTTTTACTGGCTTGAGTGGCCCGGGCCTTTTGTTGATATTGATGAATCGTTTGATCAAATAATTCTCGTGGTTTTTTAAATTCAAAAATTCGCATAGTCACACCTCAATTACTCTCTATTTTAGCACGAATTACGTGCCTTGCGTGCAATTAATTATCGGACTTAAGTCGGATTTTATTAAGAATCGTTAAAGAACGCGATTATTTATTAAAATACTTAATTGAGGCTACTAACTAGTAGTTGGTTTTAATAGGTTTTTCTAACTAAAACCCGTATACTAAAACTATTAATTGAAGGAGTTGACTGACATGCAAAAATTAGGCATTATTGGTACAAATTGGATTACAGGCCAGTTTGTGAACGCAGCACGCGATGCAGAAGCATTCAAATTGACAGCGGTTTATTCAAGAACTGAAGAAAAGGCGGACCAGTTTAAAACAGACTATACTGCGCCCGACGCAAATACGTATACAACACTCGATGGCTTTTTTGAAAGTCGCGATTTTGAAACCGTTTATATCGCATCCCCCAATAGCTTACATTTTAAACAAGCTAAACAAGCAATCGAAGCAGGGAAAAATGTGATTGTCGAAAAGCCGGCTTTCAGTAATCCGGATGAAATGGTAGATATGATTGCTATATTAGCGGATCATCCCGATCAGTTTCTATTTGAGGCAGCGCGCCAAATCCATGAAGCTAATTTCAAAATTGTGCAAGACGCAATTGCTAAATTACCAAGCATCAACGGCGCAACCTTATCGTATATGAAATACTCATCTCGCTATGATGCGGTTTTAGCGGGGGAAGAACCCAATATTTTCTCACCACACTTTTCAGGTGGTGCCTTACAAGATTTAGGCGTTTACGTTGTTTATGATGCACTCAGCTGGTTTGGCCAACCAATTGCGGTTGATTACCAAGCTGAAATGCTACCAACTAAGGTGGATGGTAAAGGGGTCGCAACCCTTCATTACCCAGATTACGATGTGACTTTAATCTTTGGTAAGACAGTGGATTCATATTTAACATCAGAAATTTATGGCGGCCAAAGCACAATTGTCTTAGATAATGCGGGCACAATTGGTCAAGTCGATTTATACGAAGATGGTGGTCAAAAAATAACATCTCTCGGCGAACAATCACTTGCTAATCCGATGATGGCTGAAGCGGCAACTTTTGCAACGATTATTGCTAATCACGACACAAAACGGTATCATGAATTATTACAACTAAGTCAATCGGTCAATGCCGTTTTATATCAATTAAGACAATCGGCCGGGATCCAGTTTGATGCAGATCAACATTAACGGAGGCAATACATGAGCGTTTCACCATTATTTCAAGCACTATGGGATGAACAAGGGTTTAAGGACCTTTCCCCAATTCAAGAAGCAGTTTACCAACCTTTAAAACAGGATAAATCAATTTTAGGCTTAGCCCCAACCGGTTCAGGGAAGACACTTGCATTTTCGCTCCCCTTATTAGAAAAGATTATGCCCGGTGAAGGTCTCCAAGTCTTAATCTTGGCCCCTTCACAAGAACTCGTCATTCAAACACGAGATGTCATTCAACCTTATGCCAAGGCGATTGACTGTAACGTCCAAGCGATTACTGGGAAAGCTAATGTTAAGCGCCAAATTGAACGATTAAAGACGAAACCAGAAATTATCGTTGCAACCACTGGCCGTTTATTGGAACTCAGCGAACAACGCAAGATAAAATTCCATACGCTACAAGCCATTATCATGGATGAAGCGGATGAATTATTAACGGACAGTGGCTTATCAGAAACCCGCCACATTGTGCAAGAATCACCAGCTGATGTGCAATTGGGCTTCTTCTCAGCAACTTCAACGGACACATTAACCGATTTAGAAACTTGGTTTGGGGTCCCAATCGAAACAATTGATGTGCGGTCAATCGACAAAACTGGTGGGGACGTATTACACGCCTTCATTCCAACTGGTAACGCGCAAAAAGTGAATGTCTTACGGCATTTAGCGCACCAAAAGAATTTTAGAGGCTTGGTAATTTTCAACCAATCTGCCCAATTACTACAAGCAGCTCAAACCTTGAAACACCAAA from Latilactobacillus sakei subsp. sakei DSM 20017 = JCM 1157 harbors:
- the gatA gene encoding Asp-tRNA(Asn)/Glu-tRNA(Gln) amidotransferase subunit GatA; amino-acid sequence: MDYLNEDLQSVHDKLVAGDLTASQLVTDTLETIKTKEQQVDAFLTIDEKGAQEAAAKIDAQPIDADNLLAGMPIGIKDNLLTDGVTTTAASKMLANFKPVFDATVVEKLKAKKAIMIGKTNLDEFAMGSSTETSAFKKTKNPWDLDKVPGGSSGGSAAAVAAGEVVAALGTDTGGSIRQPAAFNGIVGIKPTYGRVSRWGAIAFASSLDQVGVFSRTVADNATVLQAISGHDEKDSTSADYDVPDFRAALNGDIKGMKIAVAKEYMAEGVEPTVKAQIETAIETFKSLGATVEEVSLPHSQYAVQTYYIIASSEASSNLSRFDGIRYGYRSPEAKTLEDVYVKSRSEGFGDEVKRRIMLGTFALSSGFYDAYFKKAGQMRTLIIQDFEKVFEDYDLVVGPTTPTTAFKLGDKGTDPVTMYMNDILTIPANMAGLPAMSVPAGLVDGMPVGLQIIGKAFDEESVYRAGYAFEQATEFNKNVPSFKGGQA
- the gatB gene encoding Asp-tRNA(Asn)/Glu-tRNA(Gln) amidotransferase subunit GatB; the encoded protein is MNFETTIGLEVHIELKTNSKMYSPSPVNYGAEPNTNTNVIDWGYPGTLPTLNKGAYTLGMMVATALHADIARDTHFDRKNYFYPDNPKAYQITQYEQPLGKDGYIEVEIDGHKKQIGIAELHVEEDAGKNTHGSDGYSYVDLNRQGTALIEIVSKPDMSTPEEAYAYLETLRQIVQFTGASDVKMEEGSMRVDTNISVRPIGAKKYGVKSELKNLNSFNHVRLGLAYEIKRQSQLLIAGETIRPETRRFDEKSGETYLMRVKSGADDYRYFPEPDLPPMHIGDDWLKEVQDNMPEMPAKRRTRYVDELGLPEYDAGVLTNTKEMSDFFEAAVANGAAPKQVSNWLMGEVNAYLNDKQIDLQETALTPEHLAQMINLIKDGIISSKIAKKVFQEIIQNDTDPKAWVEAKGMVQLSDPAKLTPIITGILDDNQQSIDDFKNGKDRAVGFLVGKIMKETRGQANPKVVNDLLMAELNKR
- a CDS encoding diacylglycerol kinase, which produces MQKRARLIYNPTSGHEVMKRSVADILDILEQAGYEASAYQTTPEPASAQKEATRAAKDNFDLVVAAGGDGTINEVVNGIAGLAKRPKMAIIPAGTTNDYARALKIPRDNPVDAAKVILKNQTLKMDIGQANDNYFMNIAGGGLLTELTYEVPSDFKSIFGYLAYIVKGAEMLPQIKPIQMHLEYDEGTYDGQASLFLLGLTNSVGGFEQVAPDAQLDDGNFSLIVVKTANMAELVHLMALVLKGGKHVDDPRIIYTKTSKLVARPADENDKMMINLDGEYGGDAPMTFINLQQHIEMYVNKEAIPDHAITTETPEELAAEDQFVKEVEEISKEDIDGDGKIG
- the rlmD gene encoding 23S rRNA (uracil(1939)-C(5))-methyltransferase RlmD, whose protein sequence is MKIQAPVRKNEKLTVDIMDLTYEGMGVAKVDNYPLFIEGVLPDEQAEVEVTKVNKQYGFARLVNLLKKSPDRVESKANIYSQTGIAPLQHLAYPAQLTFKRNQILNVFQKAHLDIPVQPTLGMTDPTGYRNKAQVPVRFIDGALMTGFYRKHSHQVMPMEDFYIQDPKIDEAIKVVRDILRRFYIDPYNEDTHKGVLRTIMVRRGYYSHEMMIVFITRSKKLPAAREIAIEIKKALPEVVSIMQNVNAAQTNVIFGDQTKLIAGRDFIRDELMGLKFEISAQSFYQVNPVQTEVLYQKAIEAAELTGNETVIDAYSGIGTISLAVAKHAKQVYGVEVVESAVMDARHNAKINAIDNVEFTLGKAEDVMAQWQTDGLQVDALIVDPPRKGLEPSFIEAVGQLKPAKMVYVSCNPATLARDLDLLAAQGYQAEGTQPVDMFPQTLHVESVTKLVLK
- a CDS encoding PTS transporter subunit EIIC; this encodes MKVIVQSKLLLFGQWITRVQTNHPLYQIIQRSLTLLFPFVLIGSLSQLIQLTLFNRHSFIASIFHFSTWLTKHNYMQVPFNSLTSLTLGIVAAIAAFATARYTAKYYGRDEQLASITGLVAYLLLALRYTPNGELTFNANLLGMGALFFGLLVGYLVGLVFRWLGKAQQVANPHNGSIVGRSLDSLVPISLVVVTAILVGLLLNWLEISILPDQVILKLQNLKANQTSLIFSLGIGVLVTILTFFGLTSMPTLEQFGRDGFAATANLNYAFLHHTPWHVPYPFTLGTLYGPFGAIGGTGGTLALVIAIFLFSRQRDQHLIGRWSLMPVLFNFNSAVLTGLPVLGNGLYIIPFLLVPLVNMGIAALAIALNLMPAVVYNVPLGTPGLLQAFIGTNGNWMALVISLLNVFVGVLIYKPFIQLANRLQEGVDQDV